A window of Gloeocapsa sp. PCC 73106 genomic DNA:
GGTAGGAGACATTTCTAAGGCTATTTCCTCGGTAATGCGACCCTCTTGATAGAGATTATACAGAGATTGATTCATGGTAATCATCCCATCGAATTCTCCTTCTAACATCAGTGCTGAAATTTCATCGTATTTTCCTTGTCTGATGTAGTCTTTGACGGTTTCGGTATTGATTAAGATATCATGGTAGGCGGCGCGTTTACCGTCCGTAGTACGACACAGACCTTGAGCGATGATCGCTACCAAAGATTCAGCTAAAGCCATGCGCATCGCGTCTTGTTCTTCCGCGCTATAAAGACTGAGAATCCGTTCCAGGGTTTTAACCGCGCTATTAGTGTGTAGGGTTCCCATGACCAAGTGACCCGTTTGAGAAGCTTTGAGGGCGGTGTTGACGGTTTCGCGATCGCGCATCTCCCCGATGAGGATGATATCTGGGTCTTCCCGCAGAGCTGCTTTAAGAGCGTTATCAAACTTATGAGTATGTATTCCTACTTCTCTTTGTCGAATAATAGATTTGCGACTCTGATGGACGAATTCAATGGGGTCCTCGATAGAGATAATGTTTTTAGGATGTTCGTTATTGATATAGTCAACCATAGCCGCGAGGGTAGTTGATTTACCCGATCCAGTGGGACCTGTGACGAGTATAAGTCCTTTGTGATAATCGGAAACATCTTTAAAAACTGGAGGAAGACGTAATTGTTCAATCGTCAGGATTTTCATCGGAATCAGACGTAGAACCATAGCTGAACCCCGCAAAGAGTCAAAAACGTTAATCCGCACCCTAGCGAAATCGTACTGAGTTGCGCCGTCAAATTCTAAATTCTTTCTAAACTGTTGAATTTGCTCTTCGGACATAATTTCCCGTAGCCAACTCATAAAAGTCTGCTGATCGGTGAGGGGATAGTCGGTGATGAGAATTTCACCGCGATCGCGCATACGTGGAATTTCGTTAATCCCTAGGTGTAAATCCGAGTAGCCATTCTCATAAGCTTCGAGAATTAAATGTTGTAAAGCTGGTTGACCCGGAGATGGTCTAAAAATGGGCGTAACCGGAGGAGTTTGATAGTTATCTTCTCTGGGCTGAATTACCCGTGCTTTCGGTACAACAGGCATAGTTTCAAAGGTATTACCTACATTATCTGCCGTGGGTATATCTACATGAAAAGAACCCGAAGGTGGGGGAGGTGGAGGAGGTAGGGGTATACCCGATGAGGAGTGATTGGAGGTGGTGGGATGGATAGAAGGTGGCGGTGGCGGTGGGGGTGGAATTGAGGGGCGAGATGATTCAGTCATGATTATATTTTAATTAGGCGTCTGTTATTAGTCTTCCCAAAATTGAGAAATTTCTAACATTTATTTCTGATTGGCTTTAGTATCGACTACTGCGGCCCAAAAGGATAAACCAGTAA
This region includes:
- a CDS encoding type IV pilus twitching motility protein PilT, coding for MTESSRPSIPPPPPPPPSIHPTTSNHSSSGIPLPPPPPPPSGSFHVDIPTADNVGNTFETMPVVPKARVIQPREDNYQTPPVTPIFRPSPGQPALQHLILEAYENGYSDLHLGINEIPRMRDRGEILITDYPLTDQQTFMSWLREIMSEEQIQQFRKNLEFDGATQYDFARVRINVFDSLRGSAMVLRLIPMKILTIEQLRLPPVFKDVSDYHKGLILVTGPTGSGKSTTLAAMVDYINNEHPKNIISIEDPIEFVHQSRKSIIRQREVGIHTHKFDNALKAALREDPDIILIGEMRDRETVNTALKASQTGHLVMGTLHTNSAVKTLERILSLYSAEEQDAMRMALAESLVAIIAQGLCRTTDGKRAAYHDILINTETVKDYIRQGKYDEISALMLEGEFDGMITMNQSLYNLYQEGRITEEIALEMSPTPNEMAMMLRGRM